DNA from Debaryomyces hansenii CBS767 chromosome A complete sequence:
GTTTAAACTACAACAATTGACAAAAACACAgtttaatgataatgaaatgaTTATCCCTGATTGGGAATACATAAAGCTGATGGAATATGGTTTACCTCCTACGGGTGGATGGGGATGCGGAATCGATCGTTTATGTATGCTCTTCTCTGGGAGcgaaagaattgaagaagtgCTTTCTTTTGGTAATATTAGAGATGTCGTTAGACagtaaatatatatactttgTACAACTTGCGATATATTTTTGTACATATGAAGCGTAGGTTTGTTCCCattgtattaatatattttgaactcgaaattttttttttcaccCGTCACCTACTTGAGATCgaattttataaattcattCAGGACtgataacaataatatcaGAATATTTCTGCAATATAGCAAACGAAATAGGCTGTACATAGGATGGATTTTTACCAAAGAGAAGAGAACGATGGAGTTAGGTTTTCCTGGAATTGTGTTCCAAGGACAAAATTACAGCACCAGAGAAATGTTATTCCATTAGCCTCCATGTATACGCCGTTAAATAACAAATCCAGTATTCCAGTCGCTCCAGCAAATGATATGGTTGTATGTCGCCAATGTCGGTCATTCATAAATCCATATGTGACGATGACGGAACAACAACCTGATGTTTGGTATTGTCAGTTTTGTCAGTTTGCGAATAGATTGGGTCAGAACCAAGTAGCACCATCAGGTTTAAGCCCTGAGTGCTCAACCATCGAGTATTCAACAGGCAGATTGAGTAAGTTTCCACCTATATTTTTCTACGTTGTTGATACATGTTTCGTGgatgaagatttagaagatGCATATAGATCGTTGAAGGAATCGTTGGTTATTTCGTTGTCGTTATTACCAGAAAATTCATTAGTTGGGTTCATTTCCTTCGGTAAAAATGTACAAATTCACGATTTGTCGTCGGAGGGAATAGGAAAACAACACACGTTTAATGGTGGTAAGGAATATACTTTAGAGCAGATTCAAAAATCATTGGGTCTCTTAGCTGCCGGGTTACGCCTGCAAAGTAACCATAACTCTCAACATGATCCAATAAATGAACTTTTGGGACCAATCGGTAGAAAGTTTTTACAGCCTGTTAGTATGGCTGAATATCAATTGACgtcaattattgaaaatttggtgCCAAATAGATTTCCATATCCAGTAATGAAGGAAAGAGCTAGCCGTTCTACTGGTTCTGCTTTGAATATAGcgtcattattattgtcaGCGGTCTTGGGTGATACTGGTACTACTGGAGGCCATATTATGTGTTTTGTCGGCGGGGTTTGCACTTTTGGACCAGGAAGAATTGCTAGTAACCAATTAAAAGAGCCTATAAGATCACATAAGGATATAGAAAAAGCACATCAGACATTACCATCTGTTCCAATAAACGGATCGAATTCCAAGCCTGACATTTCGTTAGTCAAAAGTGCTAAGAAATTCTACGAAAAAGTCACTAAACTGTTAGTGGCTATGGGTTTAAgttgcaatattttcattggTAGCTATGACCAGATTGGTCTCTACGAAATGGATGAAGTTTGTTATAAGACTGGTGGTGTCGTAGTGATGAGTGATTCCTTCAATACTGCTATTTTTAAGCAAagttttattaaatttttcaacaaacAGCAAGAGGAAAACTCTGAGTATTTGGATATGGCATTTAATGCAACTTTGGAATGTCGTACTACGTTGGATTTACAAATCCAAGGGTTGGTTGGTAATGCCACAAAATTACCTTACAGAAAGGATAATCGATACATTGAACcaattatttctaaagTAAGTATTGGTGAAGGAAATACAAACACTTGGAAATTATGTAACACTAATCCTCAGTCAACTTAtgcaatatattttgataagcTCGACTCGCAATCGATAGGATTCAGCTACGTgcaatatttatttcacTACCAGCATCCATCGGGTGAGTTAAGATTAAGAGTTACAACTGTCCCAGTGACAGTGATTGCTGATACTGATATAACGAACTTAGAGTTAGGGTTTGATCAAGAAGCGTCTATCGTGTTGATTGCGAGAGAATCAATCAATAAGTTGCAGCCAATCCACGAAAATTCAGATAAATCTCATTACGATCCATCTGACGTCTTGAAGCATTTAGACAAACTGTTAATTGACTACTGTACCAGATACGCGGTCTACACAAAGGGAATGCTTGAATCATTCCGTTTATCAGCTgcatttgcattattaCCGCAGTTTATGTACTATTTGAGGAGATCTCCATTCATAcgaattttcaataattcaccAGATGAAACCTCCTTTGTGAGACATATCTTTATGCACGAAGATGTGGGAAATTCATTGATCATGATACAGCCTACATTATTGTCATACGATGTTGACAATTTTGGTGCTATCGACGAAGAGACTGGTGAGACGAACACAGAACCAGAGCCCGTTTTATTAGATTCCTTATCACTTGGTCCAAGTAAGGTATTGCTATTAGATACTTTCTTtcatatattgatatacCACGGCTCCAAGGTGGCTCAATGGCGTAAGGCAGGTTACCATACCATGGAAGGATACGAACATTTCAAGGAATTCTTAGAGGCTCCTAAACGAGAAGCAATGGAAATCTTAATCGACAGATTCCCACTTCCTAGGTTCATTGATTGCGATGAAGGTGGATCTCAAGCAAGATTTTTAATGGCGAACTTAAATCCATCAACTAGCTACGCATCAAATCCAAACAACATGTATGGTGGTCAATTAGATGTTTTAACTGATGATACGAATTTACAGCTGTTCATGGATCATGttcaaaaagttattatcttgaagaaataatagTCGTTAACGATATTTAACTATGTACACTTAATAATAGACGTAAATATGTCCAATACacaaaatgaattaaattttcgATTTGTAAAACTTTTCAGTATATCTAGACAACTAGATTAGTTTCTCAGAGCTTTCTGGGAAATACTAAGCTTTGCTATTAAAGTTACTATCGAGAATGAAGAGAAAATGGGCATCAagtgatattgaaaagatctCTGAGAAAGTATATAAGAATCAATCATTGCAAATTTTGCAAGTCCCCACATTTAAGGTACAGAAGTATAATGTCCAACAGTTGAACAAATTACAGATCCCACCGACGTTAGAATCAGTATCAGAATCGCCGAAGGCAACTGCGTGGGTGAGTGATTTGTTACATTCTATGTTCAATCTGACAGACGAGataaaatttgatgatCAAGACGAACCATGTACAAATGGAAATAACGGAGTAAAGGTGTTAGTATTTTTGGGTGCAATGGGCAAAGAGTACATAACGTCGATCAGGGGACAATTGGAACATTATGTGGACTCGAtgatttttatttcttctagTTTGAAACTAGACTCTTGTGATGCTGGCCACCATTCCGATGATCAGCAGTGTTTACAATTATCGACATATTTCGAATTGATTGATCCACTAGGAGGGGGAGCATACCCATTAGACTACTTAGTAGTAGTCGACTCTCAAGATTATATAAGATGTAGAATACCTATACGGATATGTCGTAACAATTTTCACAGTCCacatgaaaaatttggcGTTGATTTGGAAAGGCTTCCTAGCTTGATTGAAGAGTATATGCAGCATTTTATGTCTATTCTGGCAATAACATATTAACCGTTTGTTACGTACATACTCTATATATATGGTCTAATATACAATAATATCTATTGCAATAGTGCTAGTCTTTCTTGTTCCAAATCCTTATATTGGTCCCTTTGGTTCTCGATTTCTTCTCTTACCTTATTAATATACACATCCAACCTGGCCAACTCGTCAA
Protein-coding regions in this window:
- a CDS encoding DEHA2A05434p (similar to uniprot|P15303 Saccharomyces cerevisiae YPR181C SEC23 cytoplasmic GTPase-activating protein); translated protein: MDFYQREENDGVRFSWNCVPRTKLQHQRNVIPLASMYTPLNNKSSIPVAPANDMVVCRQCRSFINPYVTMTEQQPDVWYCQFCQFANRLGQNQVAPSGLSPECSTIEYSTGRLSKFPPIFFYVVDTCFVDEDLEDAYRSLKESLVISLSLLPENSLVGFISFGKNVQIHDLSSEGIGKQHTFNGGKEYTLEQIQKSLGLLAAGLRSQSNHNSQHDPINELLGPIGRKFLQPVSMAEYQLTSIIENLVPNRFPYPVMKERASRSTGSALNIASLLLSAVLGDTGTTGGHIMCFVGGVCTFGPGRIASNQLKEPIRSHKDIEKAHQTLPSVPINGSNSKPDISLVKSAKKFYEKVTKSLVAMGLSCNIFIGSYDQIGLYEMDEVCYKTGGVVVMSDSFNTAIFKQSFIKFFNKQQEENSEYLDMAFNATLECRTTLDLQIQGLVGNATKLPYRKDNRYIEPIISKVSIGEGNTNTWKLCNTNPQSTYAIYFDKLDSQSIGFSYVQYLFHYQHPSGELRLRVTTVPVTVIADTDITNLELGFDQEASIVLIARESINKLQPIHENSDKSHYDPSDVLKHLDKSLIDYCTRYAVYTKGMLESFRLSAAFALLPQFMYYLRRSPFIRIFNNSPDETSFVRHIFMHEDVGNSLIMIQPTLLSYDVDNFGAIDEETGETNTEPEPVLLDSLSLGPSKVLLLDTFFHILIYHGSKVAQWRKAGYHTMEGYEHFKEFLEAPKREAMEILIDRFPLPRFIDCDEGGSQARFLMANLNPSTSYASNPNNMYGGQLDVLTDDTNLQSFMDHVQKVIILKK
- a CDS encoding DEHA2A05456p (some similarities with CA2444|IPF13883 Candida albicans); the encoded protein is MKRKWASSDIEKISEKVYKNQSLQILQVPTFKVQKYNVQQLNKLQIPPTLESVSESPKATAWVSDLLHSMFNSTDEIKFDDQDEPCTNGNNGVKVLVFLGAMGKEYITSIRGQLEHYVDSMIFISSSLKLDSCDAGHHSDDQQCLQLSTYFELIDPLGGGAYPLDYLVVVDSQDYIRCRIPIRICRNNFHSPHEKFGVDLERLPSLIEEYMQHFMSISAITY